GTTCCGATAACTTTTAACAGGCAGGTTATAGATGAAATGATACGTGTTTCTGATGCGGAATCATTTGAAATGACAAGGAGATTGGCGAGGGAAGAAGGGATTTTGGCAGGCGGATCGGCAGGTACAGCTTTAGCTGCGGCATTAAAATATGCCGAACGTTTACCTGCCGGTAAAAATATTGTTGTTCATCTGCCTGATTCAGGCAGAAATTATTTAACAAAAATCTTTTCGGACGACTGGATGTATGAAAACGGTTTTCTTTCTCAGGCTCCTGAAAAAGTTACTGTCGGTGAAATACTTAAAACAAAAGAAAAAATGCCTTCTATAATAGCCATAAATGCTGATGATACAGTAATTAATGCGGCAAATATTATGAGAGAAAACGGTATTTCGCAGCTGCCTGTTCTTGAAGATAAAAAAGTCGTTGGCGGGTTAAATGAAGTTACTTTGATAAAATTATTATATGATGGTATAAATTTAAGTGAAAGCAAGGTGGCAACTGTAATGGGAAAAGCTCTTCCACAGCTTGATGAGTCTGTAAATATATCCGAGTTATACAGAATTTTGCTGGCAGGTTACGGAGGAGCAATTATTACAAAAAATAGCCATGCAGAAGGCTTTTTGGCCAGAATAGATCTTGTTAATTTTTGGATAAAAAGAATAAAAATAAGGAGTACAGTAGTATGAAATTTTCAACAA
This window of the bacterium genome carries:
- a CDS encoding cystathionine beta-synthase, producing the protein MNYYENILEKIGHTPLIKLSKIAKDLNVNIFAKVEYFNPGGSSKDRIALKMIEEAEKQGLLKPGGTIIEATAGNTGAGLALVAASKGYRCIFVLPDKMSEDKVNLLKAYGAEIVITPTSVAPDSPESYNGVADRLAREISDSFRPGQFTNLKNPEAHYLTTGPEIWEDLDGNIDVFVAGMGTGGTISGTGKYLKEKNPDITVIGADPEGSILSGDSPKSYKVEGIGEDFVPITFNRQVIDEMIRVSDAESFEMTRRLAREEGILAGGSAGTALAAALKYAERLPAGKNIVVHLPDSGRNYLTKIFSDDWMYENGFLSQAPEKVTVGEILKTKEKMPSIIAINADDTVINAANIMRENGISQLPVLEDKKVVGGLNEVTLIKLLYDGINLSESKVATVMGKALPQLDESVNISELYRILLAGYGGAIITKNSHAEGFLARIDLVNFWIKRIKIRSTVV